A genome region from Sphaerisporangium krabiense includes the following:
- a CDS encoding acyl-CoA dehydrogenase family protein, whose product MHRLGDDYEALRKTVEEFSRDVVAPVIGDYYERCEFPYDIVSRMGHMGLFGLPIPEEYGGMGGDYFALCLALEELARVDSSVAITLEAAVSLGAMPVYRFGSAEQKAEWLPELTSGRRLGAFGLTEPGGGSDVPGGMRTTAVLDGGEWVINGSKAFITNSGTDITGFVAVAAITGERRRADGEAAPEISTILVPSGTPGFTVSKKYSKVGWSASDTRELAFSDCRVPAANLLGERGRGYAQFLQTLDEGRVAIAALSVGLAQGCVDESLRYVKERHAFGQAIGRYQAIQFKVADMEVRAHTARLAYYHAAEKMLAGEPFKREAAIAKLVSSNAAMDNARDATQIFGGYGFMNEYPVGRFYRDAKILEIGEGTSEVQRILIARQLGLSA is encoded by the coding sequence ATGCACCGGCTCGGCGACGACTACGAGGCCCTGCGCAAGACCGTCGAGGAGTTCTCCCGGGACGTGGTGGCGCCGGTGATCGGCGACTACTACGAGCGCTGCGAGTTCCCCTACGACATCGTGTCCCGGATGGGCCACATGGGACTGTTCGGCCTGCCCATCCCCGAGGAGTACGGGGGCATGGGCGGGGACTACTTCGCGCTGTGCCTCGCCCTGGAGGAACTGGCCCGCGTCGACTCCTCGGTGGCGATCACCCTGGAGGCCGCGGTGTCGCTCGGCGCGATGCCGGTCTACCGGTTCGGCTCCGCGGAGCAGAAGGCCGAATGGCTGCCGGAGCTGACCTCCGGGCGCAGGCTCGGCGCGTTCGGGCTCACCGAGCCCGGCGGCGGCTCCGACGTGCCCGGCGGCATGCGCACCACGGCCGTCCTGGACGGCGGCGAGTGGGTGATCAACGGCTCCAAGGCGTTCATCACCAACTCCGGCACCGACATCACCGGCTTCGTGGCGGTCGCCGCCATCACCGGGGAGCGGCGCAGGGCCGACGGCGAGGCCGCGCCGGAGATCTCCACGATCCTGGTCCCGTCGGGCACGCCCGGGTTCACGGTGTCCAAGAAGTACTCCAAGGTCGGCTGGTCGGCCTCCGACACCCGCGAGCTGGCGTTCTCCGACTGCCGCGTGCCCGCCGCCAACCTGCTCGGCGAGCGCGGGCGCGGGTACGCCCAGTTCCTGCAGACCCTGGACGAGGGCCGGGTCGCCATCGCCGCGCTGTCGGTGGGCCTGGCGCAGGGCTGCGTGGACGAGAGCCTGCGCTACGTCAAGGAGCGGCACGCGTTCGGGCAGGCGATCGGGCGCTACCAGGCCATCCAGTTCAAGGTGGCCGACATGGAGGTGCGCGCGCACACCGCCCGCCTGGCGTACTACCACGCGGCCGAGAAGATGCTCGCGGGCGAGCCGTTCAAGAGGGAGGCGGCGATCGCCAAGCTGGTGAGCTCGAACGCCGCCATGGACAACGCCCGCGACGCCACGCAGATCTTCGGCGGCTACGGCTTCATGAACGAGTACCCCGTGGGCCGGTTCTACCGCGACGCGAAGATCCTGGAGATCGGCGAGGGCACCAGCGAGGTGCAGCGCATCCTCATCGCCCGCCAGCTCGGCCTGAGCGCCTGA
- a CDS encoding GNAT family N-acetyltransferase — MTSDDLLVRRAREDDAEEIYGLTREFALSFRPERAAFHAAYPALLANPDASVLVAVVDGAVRGYLLGFVHLTLFANGPVAWVEEAITQHGFRRRGLGRALLEEFERWARSRDGGYIALATRRAPEFYNALKYESAGTYYRKVLKAGAQE, encoded by the coding sequence ATGACTTCAGATGATCTCCTGGTACGGAGGGCCCGCGAGGACGACGCCGAGGAGATCTACGGGCTGACGCGCGAGTTCGCCCTGTCCTTCCGGCCCGAGCGCGCCGCCTTCCACGCGGCGTATCCGGCGCTGCTCGCCAACCCCGACGCGTCCGTGCTGGTGGCCGTCGTGGACGGCGCCGTGCGCGGATACCTTCTCGGCTTCGTGCACCTGACGCTGTTCGCCAACGGCCCCGTCGCCTGGGTGGAGGAGGCCATCACCCAGCACGGCTTCCGCAGGCGGGGCCTCGGGCGCGCGCTGCTGGAGGAGTTCGAGCGCTGGGCGCGCTCGCGGGACGGCGGGTACATCGCCCTGGCGACGCGCAGGGCGCCGGAGTTCTACAACGCGCTCAAATACGAGTCCGCTGGAACGTACTACCGCAAGGTTCTGAAAGCCGGCGCGCAGGAGTGA
- a CDS encoding phytoene desaturase family protein — translation MRRSHYDVVIAGAGHNGLTAAAYLARAGRRVLVLERLPHTGGLAVSARAFPGVDARLSRYSYLVSLLPAKIVADLGLDLELRRRRYASYTPVGGAGLLADNEDPARTAASFAAVTGGPGDLAAWRRFYAMTARVARRLAPTLLEPLRERADVRAEVIADEEAWRDLFERPIGQVVAERFGDDTVRGVVLTDALIGTFADPAADLAANRCLLYHVIGDGTGEWKVPVGGMGAVTGALAEAAARAGAEIRTGMEVLAIDPSGEVAFRDDRGAEHAVTGGHVLVNAPPAVLARLLGGAQEPPEGSQLKVNMVLARLPRLKDPAVTPAEAFGGTFHVNEGGEALARAHAQAAAGTIPALPPAEVYCHSLTDPSILGPSLRAAGAHTMTLFGLHMPARLFRADPGAARAKALAATLASLDAVLAEPVEDCLLRGPDGSPCLEVKTPVDLEREAGLPGGHIFHRDLSWPFAEHPDEAGRWGVETAHPRVLLCGAGARRGGGVSGIPGHNAAMAVLAG, via the coding sequence ATGCGCCGGTCGCACTACGACGTGGTGATCGCGGGCGCCGGGCACAACGGCCTGACCGCCGCCGCCTACCTGGCGCGCGCCGGACGCCGGGTGCTCGTGCTGGAACGGCTGCCGCACACCGGCGGCCTCGCGGTGTCCGCCCGCGCCTTCCCCGGCGTGGACGCCCGGCTGTCCCGCTACTCCTACCTGGTCAGCCTCCTGCCCGCCAAGATCGTCGCCGACCTGGGCCTGGACCTGGAGCTGCGCCGCCGCCGCTACGCCTCCTACACCCCCGTCGGCGGCGCCGGCCTGCTGGCCGACAACGAGGACCCGGCCCGCACCGCCGCCTCCTTCGCCGCCGTGACCGGCGGTCCGGGCGATCTCGCCGCCTGGCGCCGCTTCTACGCCATGACCGCGCGCGTCGCCCGCCGCCTCGCCCCCACGCTGCTGGAACCCCTGCGCGAGCGGGCGGACGTCCGCGCGGAGGTCATCGCCGACGAGGAGGCGTGGCGCGACCTGTTCGAACGGCCGATCGGCCAGGTGGTGGCCGAGCGCTTCGGCGACGACACGGTCAGGGGAGTGGTGCTCACCGACGCCCTCATCGGGACCTTCGCCGACCCGGCCGCCGACCTGGCGGCCAACCGCTGCCTGCTCTACCACGTCATCGGCGACGGCACGGGGGAGTGGAAGGTGCCCGTGGGCGGCATGGGCGCGGTCACCGGCGCGCTCGCCGAGGCCGCCGCGCGGGCCGGCGCGGAGATCCGCACCGGGATGGAGGTGCTCGCCATCGACCCCTCCGGAGAGGTCGCCTTCCGTGACGACCGCGGCGCCGAGCACGCCGTGACCGGCGGCCACGTGCTGGTGAACGCCCCTCCCGCCGTCCTCGCCCGCCTGCTCGGCGGCGCGCAGGAGCCGCCCGAGGGCTCCCAGCTCAAGGTCAACATGGTGCTGGCGCGGCTGCCCCGGCTCAAGGACCCCGCGGTGACCCCGGCCGAGGCGTTCGGCGGCACCTTCCACGTCAACGAGGGCGGCGAGGCGCTGGCACGGGCCCACGCGCAGGCCGCCGCCGGGACGATCCCCGCGCTGCCGCCCGCGGAGGTGTACTGCCACTCGCTGACCGACCCCTCCATCCTCGGGCCGTCGCTGCGAGCGGCCGGGGCCCACACGATGACGCTGTTCGGCCTCCACATGCCCGCCCGCCTCTTCCGCGCCGATCCCGGGGCGGCCCGCGCGAAGGCGCTGGCCGCCACCCTGGCCTCCCTCGACGCGGTGCTGGCGGAACCCGTCGAGGACTGCCTGCTGCGCGGGCCGGACGGGTCGCCGTGCCTGGAGGTCAAGACCCCGGTCGACCTGGAGCGGGAGGCCGGACTGCCCGGCGGCCACATCTTCCACCGCGACCTGTCCTGGCCCTTCGCCGAGCACCCGGACGAGGCCGGGCGCTGGGGCGTGGAGACCGCGCACCCCCGCGTCCTGCTGTGCGGGGCGGGCGCGCGGCGCGGCGGCGGGGTCAGCGGCATCCCCGGCCACAACGCCGCCATGGCCGTCCTGGCGGGCTGA
- a CDS encoding TetR/AcrR family transcriptional regulator: protein MTSSESPTSPPSPLSPPSPPLRADARRNRARILESAAAVFAEKGASATTEEVAVRAGVAVGTVFRHFPTKNDLLKAILKDLMEHLAERVRALGSGDPATGLFAFFGEMVGQAVEKRTVAELAAADFGVDTMVAGPVETLRDAIGTLLARAQAAGAVRADVRPDEVLALLTGVCQGAVHAAWPPDLQRRVLAIVFAGLRP, encoded by the coding sequence ATGACCTCCTCCGAATCGCCGACATCCCCGCCGTCCCCACTGTCTCCGCCGTCCCCGCCGCTGCGGGCCGACGCGCGGCGCAACCGCGCGCGCATCCTGGAGTCGGCCGCGGCCGTGTTCGCCGAGAAGGGCGCCTCCGCCACCACCGAGGAGGTCGCGGTGCGCGCGGGGGTGGCCGTCGGCACGGTGTTCCGGCACTTCCCCACCAAGAACGACCTGCTCAAGGCCATCCTGAAGGACCTGATGGAGCACCTCGCCGAGCGGGTGCGCGCCCTGGGCTCCGGTGACCCGGCCACCGGGCTGTTCGCCTTCTTCGGCGAGATGGTGGGTCAGGCCGTGGAGAAACGCACCGTCGCCGAACTCGCGGCCGCCGACTTCGGCGTGGACACGATGGTGGCCGGCCCCGTCGAAACGCTCCGCGACGCCATCGGCACGCTGCTCGCTCGCGCGCAGGCGGCGGGGGCCGTGCGCGCGGACGTGCGGCCGGACGAGGTGCTCGCGCTGCTGACCGGCGTGTGCCAGGGCGCCGTCCACGCCGCCTGGCCCCCCGACCTGCAGCGCCGCGTGCTCGCCATCGTCTTCGCCGGCCTGCGTCCCTGA
- a CDS encoding ferritin-like domain-containing protein, translating into MDQQSFIALLNEDLESEYRSIVQYTQHTATISGPEYQSLVEELKVHLHQELDHATTLAGQIAFLGGVPAVSVPEVPSVPDGAAALRLDLELEETQLDRYRERVA; encoded by the coding sequence GTGGACCAGCAGAGTTTCATCGCCCTGCTCAACGAGGACCTGGAGAGCGAGTACCGCTCGATCGTGCAGTACACCCAGCACACGGCGACGATCAGCGGGCCGGAGTATCAGAGCCTGGTCGAGGAGCTGAAGGTCCACCTCCACCAGGAGCTGGACCACGCGACGACGCTCGCGGGCCAGATCGCCTTCCTCGGCGGCGTCCCGGCGGTGTCGGTGCCCGAGGTGCCGAGCGTCCCCGACGGCGCGGCGGCGCTGCGCCTGGACCTGGAACTGGAGGAGACGCAGCTCGATCGCTACCGCGAGCGCGTGGCGTAG
- a CDS encoding NADP-dependent oxidoreductase, whose amino-acid sequence MKAAAFERPGGPEVLRLMEVATPEAGPGEVRVRVRAAGVQPYDCAVRAGWIPPGVPPDIPKIPGNEFAGVVDRTGPGVTGVAAGDEVLGFGRLDAYAEYIVVPADQVTAKPAEMPWEVAGGFSAGAQTAHIALRELGVGAGDTVLVHAAAGGVGTIAVQLAAAWGAAVVGTASEANHDYLRGLGAVPVAYGEGLVARVRAAAPGGVDAALDGAGGDALTASLELVKDRSRVLTLVEHGQAEALGVRVTPALRSAARLAELAGMYARGELRVHVRETFPLERAADAHRAVETRHGAGKVVITVG is encoded by the coding sequence ATGAAGGCGGCGGCGTTCGAACGGCCCGGGGGACCCGAGGTGCTCCGGCTCATGGAGGTGGCGACGCCCGAGGCCGGGCCCGGGGAGGTGCGCGTCCGGGTGCGGGCCGCGGGGGTGCAGCCCTACGACTGCGCGGTCCGGGCGGGCTGGATCCCGCCGGGGGTTCCCCCGGACATACCGAAGATCCCCGGCAACGAGTTCGCGGGCGTCGTGGACCGGACCGGCCCCGGTGTGACGGGGGTCGCGGCGGGCGACGAGGTGCTCGGGTTCGGGCGGCTCGACGCCTACGCCGAGTACATCGTGGTCCCGGCCGACCAGGTCACCGCGAAACCGGCGGAGATGCCGTGGGAGGTCGCGGGCGGCTTCAGCGCCGGCGCGCAGACGGCGCACATCGCGCTGCGGGAGCTCGGCGTCGGCGCGGGGGACACCGTGCTGGTCCACGCGGCGGCGGGCGGGGTGGGCACGATCGCGGTGCAGCTCGCGGCCGCCTGGGGCGCGGCCGTCGTCGGCACGGCGAGCGAGGCGAACCACGACTACCTGCGCGGGCTCGGCGCCGTCCCGGTGGCCTACGGCGAGGGACTGGTCGCCCGGGTGCGGGCGGCGGCCCCCGGCGGGGTGGACGCCGCGCTCGACGGGGCCGGCGGCGACGCGCTGACCGCCTCCCTGGAACTGGTGAAGGACCGCTCCCGCGTTCTCACGCTGGTGGAGCACGGCCAGGCGGAGGCTCTGGGCGTGCGGGTGACGCCCGCGCTGCGCTCGGCCGCCCGGCTCGCCGAGCTGGCCGGCATGTACGCGCGGGGAGAGCTGCGCGTACACGTGCGCGAGACGTTCCCGCTGGAGCGTGCGGCGGACGCGCACCGCGCGGTGGAGACCCGCCACGGGGCGGGCAAGGTCGTGATCACGGTCGGCTGA
- a CDS encoding ester cyclase, protein MPDARTILDKVTEGFNRHDLEAVTRCFDARGVFVTPSGVGDGLEEISYFFETSLTAFPDAVVTLWSTVACGDTAIGEWTLTGTHGGAYMLPGGDVVAATGRPIAVRGASFCTVDEDGVVGYRIYYDQLELIAQLGRTVSAEGEF, encoded by the coding sequence ATGCCCGACGCGCGCACGATCCTCGACAAGGTCACCGAAGGCTTCAACCGGCACGACCTGGAGGCGGTGACCCGTTGTTTCGACGCCAGGGGAGTGTTCGTCACCCCCAGCGGCGTGGGGGACGGGCTGGAGGAGATCTCCTACTTCTTCGAGACGTCCCTGACGGCCTTCCCTGACGCGGTCGTGACGCTCTGGAGCACGGTCGCGTGCGGCGACACGGCCATCGGCGAGTGGACCCTCACCGGCACGCACGGCGGCGCGTACATGCTGCCGGGCGGCGACGTCGTGGCGGCGACCGGGCGTCCCATCGCCGTCCGCGGCGCATCCTTCTGTACCGTGGACGAGGACGGCGTCGTCGGCTACCGCATCTACTACGACCAGCTGGAGCTCATCGCGCAGCTCGGCCGCACGGTGAGCGCGGAGGGCGAATTCTGA
- a CDS encoding leucine-rich repeat domain-containing protein, producing the protein MTTLPAGALVRRDGVVAELRAPGLGLDRPPAELGELTGLRLVDLAWNRITELPASIGRLTGLVTLRLDGNRLTGLPPRIAALRSLRELHLDGNALDAVPGPVLELPGLTSLFLYGNRLAALPAGLGRLRGLRHLAVGGNALTSVPGALWDLAGLRSLNLAENALTEIPEDIGRLRDLRMLDLGHNSLAGVPAALGDLENLSDYLYLSDNGLTSVPASLGRLRRLAYLNLTDNRLATLPETLGDLAALVELRLYGNRLTTLPESFGRLSRLRELHLRGNRVAGLPSSLGGLRELRVLDLRDNVLTRLPDAIAGLTALTHLDLRNNRLRDVPRALAALPRLEKLDLRWNKLDREPEAVDALRERGCVVLL; encoded by the coding sequence GTGACCACGCTCCCCGCGGGCGCGCTGGTCCGCCGCGACGGCGTCGTGGCCGAACTGCGCGCCCCCGGGCTCGGGCTCGACCGGCCGCCCGCCGAGCTGGGCGAGCTGACCGGCCTGCGGCTGGTCGACCTGGCCTGGAACCGGATCACCGAGCTCCCCGCCTCCATCGGCCGGCTCACCGGGCTCGTCACCCTGCGGCTCGACGGCAACCGCCTCACCGGACTGCCGCCGCGGATCGCCGCGCTCCGCTCGCTGCGCGAGCTGCACCTGGACGGCAACGCGCTCGACGCCGTCCCCGGCCCGGTCCTGGAACTGCCCGGCCTGACCAGCCTCTTCCTGTACGGCAACCGTCTCGCCGCGCTGCCCGCCGGCCTCGGCCGCCTGCGCGGGCTGCGCCACCTCGCGGTAGGCGGCAACGCGCTCACCTCGGTCCCCGGCGCGCTGTGGGACCTCGCCGGGCTGCGGTCGCTGAACCTGGCGGAGAACGCGCTCACCGAGATCCCCGAGGACATCGGCCGGCTGCGCGACCTGCGCATGCTGGACCTCGGCCACAACTCCCTGGCCGGCGTGCCCGCCGCGCTCGGCGACCTGGAGAACCTGAGCGACTACCTGTACCTGAGCGACAACGGCCTCACCTCGGTGCCGGCCTCCCTCGGACGGCTGCGCCGCCTGGCGTACCTCAACCTGACCGACAACCGGCTGGCGACGCTGCCGGAGACCCTCGGAGACCTCGCCGCGCTGGTCGAGCTGCGGCTGTACGGCAACCGCCTGACCACGCTGCCGGAGTCGTTCGGCCGCCTCTCCCGCCTGCGCGAGCTGCACCTGCGCGGCAACCGCGTCGCCGGCCTGCCCTCCTCGCTCGGCGGGCTGCGCGAGCTGCGCGTCCTCGACCTGCGGGACAACGTGCTGACCCGCCTGCCCGACGCGATCGCGGGCCTGACCGCGCTGACCCACCTGGACCTGCGCAACAACCGCCTGCGCGACGTCCCGCGCGCGCTCGCCGCGCTGCCGCGCCTGGAGAAGCTCGACCTGCGCTGGAACAAGCTCGACCGCGAGCCCGAGGCCGTGGACGCCCTGCGGGAGCGCGGCTGCGTGGTCCTGCTCTGA
- a CDS encoding TetR/AcrR family transcriptional regulator, giving the protein MRSADGAGGGTRGSRADQADHRRAELLDAARRVVLERGISSTRVADIAKATNVSGGLIHYHFATKDDLITAMLRTTIDGEVGRLKQLVQDPGTGVERLDRVLRYYIPRSRADQSWLLWIDAFAAGLREAVVQQILLELESGWIGALEQVILSGVDSGEFTCDDPRGAAERIDGMLDGLIIRYTLHPSVLSRRRLLEHARIAAAREVGLSRADFPDS; this is encoded by the coding sequence GTGCGCAGTGCGGATGGGGCAGGCGGGGGGACGCGGGGCAGCCGGGCCGACCAGGCCGACCATCGCCGGGCGGAGCTCCTGGACGCCGCGCGGCGCGTCGTGCTCGAACGGGGCATCTCCAGCACCCGGGTCGCCGACATCGCCAAGGCCACCAACGTCAGCGGCGGGCTGATCCACTACCACTTCGCCACCAAGGACGACCTGATCACGGCGATGCTCCGCACGACCATCGACGGCGAGGTCGGCCGGCTCAAGCAGCTCGTCCAGGATCCCGGCACCGGCGTCGAGCGTCTGGACCGGGTGCTGCGCTACTACATCCCGAGGTCGCGGGCCGACCAGAGCTGGCTGCTGTGGATCGACGCCTTCGCCGCCGGGCTGCGCGAGGCCGTCGTCCAGCAGATCCTGCTGGAGCTGGAGTCCGGCTGGATCGGCGCCCTGGAGCAGGTCATCCTGTCGGGCGTGGACAGCGGCGAGTTCACCTGCGACGACCCGCGCGGCGCCGCCGAGCGCATCGACGGCATGCTGGACGGCCTCATCATCCGCTACACCCTGCACCCGTCGGTGCTGTCCCGGCGCCGCCTGCTCGAGCACGCCCGCATCGCCGCCGCCCGCGAGGTCGGCCTCTCCCGCGCCGACTTCCCCGACTCCTAG
- a CDS encoding nuclear transport factor 2 family protein yields MSATAREVFERFPWSAGMPEESLWADDVVIETPFAPPGRPRRWEGREAFLAYARPRRAELPARLERRRLVVHETADPDVIVVEYELGGRLPGAREDTWAPFIAVLRVRDGQVAHWREYQDPLVIAAATGTLPDLVASLGGAR; encoded by the coding sequence ATGTCCGCGACCGCACGCGAGGTGTTCGAGCGTTTCCCCTGGTCCGCCGGGATGCCGGAGGAGTCGCTGTGGGCCGACGACGTCGTCATCGAGACCCCTTTCGCCCCGCCCGGCCGTCCCCGCCGCTGGGAGGGACGCGAGGCGTTCCTCGCCTACGCCCGCCCCCGCCGCGCCGAGCTCCCCGCAAGGCTGGAACGCCGCCGCCTCGTCGTCCACGAGACCGCCGACCCCGACGTCATCGTCGTCGAGTACGAGCTGGGCGGCCGGCTGCCGGGCGCGCGGGAGGACACGTGGGCGCCGTTCATCGCGGTGCTGCGCGTCCGCGACGGGCAGGTGGCGCACTGGCGCGAGTACCAGGACCCGCTGGTCATCGCCGCCGCCACCGGCACGCTGCCCGACCTGGTCGCATCGCTGGGCGGCGCCCGGTGA
- a CDS encoding carbohydrate kinase family protein yields the protein MGGLLVIGDAVTDVVAVHGAPVATGTDTPADIVVRPGGSGANTACWAAHLGADARLLTRVGYDTGAWHVAELRGAGVRPHARVDPGHPTAVVIAMVDGAGERSMLTNRGAGGRIGPSDWDDRLLDGVSRLHVSAYTLFAGPGLDLFRTAVRAAARRGVAISVDPASTGPLAGFGVDRFLRETAAASLLVPNRDEALLLTGERDPEAAAAALGARYGMAAVKLGAGGALLARDGRVVARAPAVAARAVDSTGAGDAFAAGFLAALLSGHPAESALVAGCAAGARAVARLGGRPVPAGGMPAVRISESGEPLCSP from the coding sequence GTGGGCGGGCTGCTCGTCATCGGCGACGCCGTCACCGATGTGGTCGCCGTCCACGGCGCCCCGGTCGCGACCGGCACCGACACCCCCGCCGACATCGTGGTGCGGCCGGGCGGCTCCGGGGCCAACACCGCCTGCTGGGCCGCGCACCTCGGCGCGGACGCCCGCCTCCTCACCCGGGTCGGGTACGACACCGGGGCCTGGCACGTCGCCGAGCTGCGCGGCGCGGGGGTGCGCCCGCACGCCCGCGTGGACCCCGGGCACCCGACGGCCGTGGTGATCGCGATGGTGGACGGCGCGGGCGAGCGGTCCATGCTGACCAACCGGGGCGCGGGCGGGCGCATCGGCCCGTCCGACTGGGACGATCGGCTGCTCGACGGCGTGAGCCGCCTGCACGTCTCGGCCTACACCCTGTTCGCCGGGCCGGGCCTCGACCTGTTCAGGACGGCGGTGCGCGCGGCGGCGCGCCGCGGGGTCGCCATCAGCGTGGACCCGGCCTCCACCGGTCCCCTCGCCGGCTTCGGCGTGGACCGGTTCCTGCGCGAGACCGCGGCGGCGTCGCTGCTCGTCCCCAACCGGGACGAGGCGCTGCTGCTCACCGGCGAGCGCGACCCGGAGGCCGCCGCCGCGGCGCTCGGCGCCCGGTACGGCATGGCGGCGGTGAAGCTCGGCGCCGGCGGCGCGCTACTGGCGCGGGACGGGCGGGTGGTGGCGCGGGCGCCCGCCGTGGCGGCCCGGGCGGTGGACTCCACGGGCGCGGGGGACGCGTTCGCCGCGGGATTCCTCGCCGCACTGCTGTCCGGTCACCCGGCGGAGTCCGCGCTGGTGGCGGGGTGCGCGGCCGGGGCGCGGGCGGTCGCGAGGCTCGGCGGGAGACCCGTCCCGGCGGGCGGGATGCCCGCTGTGCGGATCTCGGAGTCCGGCGAGCCGCTATGTTCTCCCTAG
- a CDS encoding hydroxymethylglutaryl-CoA lyase: protein MLQPMRVPAEGLPDRVTIYEVGPRDGLQNEPAIVPLEVKAELVARLAAAGLTTIETTSFVHPRWVPQLADAEELLRRVEKAPGVRYPVLVPNERGLDRALALGVTDIAIFGSATETFARRNLNRGLDESVEMFAPVVARARDNGLRVRAYLSMCFGDPWEGPVPIAQVVGNGRRLLDLGCEQLSLGDTIGVGTPGHVTALLAAFAAAGVGPERLAVHFHDTYGQALANTLSALRAGVTVVDASAGGIGGCPYAKSATGNLATEDLVWMLSGLGIETGVDLASLAATSLWLAERLGRPSPSAVVRALSQELTEDEE from the coding sequence ATGCTCCAGCCGATGCGGGTGCCGGCGGAAGGGCTGCCGGACCGCGTGACGATCTACGAGGTCGGGCCGCGCGACGGCCTGCAGAACGAGCCGGCGATCGTGCCGCTGGAGGTCAAGGCCGAGCTGGTCGCGCGGCTGGCCGCCGCCGGGCTCACCACCATCGAGACCACCAGCTTCGTCCACCCCCGATGGGTGCCCCAGCTCGCCGACGCCGAGGAACTGCTGAGGCGCGTCGAGAAGGCGCCGGGCGTGCGCTACCCGGTGCTGGTCCCCAACGAGCGCGGCCTGGACCGCGCGCTCGCCCTGGGCGTCACCGACATCGCGATCTTCGGCAGCGCCACCGAGACCTTCGCCCGGCGCAACCTCAACCGCGGCCTGGACGAGTCGGTCGAGATGTTCGCCCCGGTCGTCGCGCGCGCCCGCGACAACGGCCTGCGGGTGCGGGCGTACCTGTCGATGTGCTTCGGCGACCCGTGGGAGGGGCCGGTGCCGATCGCGCAGGTCGTCGGCAACGGCAGGCGGCTGCTCGACCTCGGCTGCGAGCAGCTCTCGCTCGGCGACACCATCGGCGTCGGCACCCCCGGGCACGTCACCGCCCTGCTCGCCGCCTTCGCCGCGGCGGGCGTCGGCCCCGAGCGCCTCGCCGTGCACTTCCACGACACCTACGGCCAGGCGCTGGCCAACACGCTCAGCGCCCTGCGCGCGGGCGTCACCGTGGTGGACGCCTCGGCCGGGGGCATCGGCGGCTGCCCCTACGCCAAGAGCGCCACCGGCAACCTCGCCACCGAGGACCTGGTCTGGATGCTCTCCGGGCTCGGCATCGAGACCGGCGTGGACCTGGCCTCGCTGGCCGCCACCAGCCTGTGGCTGGCGGAGCGGCTCGGCCGCCCGAGCCCGTCGGCGGTGGTGCGCGCGCTGTCCCAAGAACTCACCGAGGATGAGGAGTAG
- a CDS encoding pseudouridine-5'-phosphate glycosidase → MQKTGPSPAIRTSEEVTEALAAGSPVVALETTIISHGLPRPRNLRVALELEELVRRAGAVPATIAVLDGVARVGLDKDMLERVATEDGLRKLGFRDLPLAAALSASGATTVSATAFLAARAGIRVFATGGLGGVHRGWTTDQDESADLDMLAKTRITVVCAGVKSILDVPATLQRLETRGVTVAGYRTDSFPGFYLHSSGLPVDWRLETPQEAAAVMRAQDLLGGPESALIVANPVPDGDQLDPVLHDRVLAEALAAAAREGVTGQAITPFLLDFLVRGTGGASLEANLAAVRGNVRLAAAIAAAWAGPGSPEG, encoded by the coding sequence ATGCAGAAGACCGGCCCGAGCCCGGCGATCCGGACGTCCGAGGAAGTGACCGAGGCCCTGGCCGCCGGTTCCCCCGTGGTGGCGCTGGAGACGACGATCATCTCCCACGGCCTGCCCCGCCCGCGCAACCTGCGGGTGGCGCTGGAACTGGAGGAGCTGGTCCGGCGGGCGGGCGCGGTGCCCGCGACCATCGCCGTCCTCGACGGGGTGGCCCGCGTCGGCCTGGACAAGGACATGCTGGAGCGCGTCGCCACCGAGGACGGCCTGCGCAAGCTGGGCTTCCGCGACCTGCCGCTCGCCGCGGCCCTGTCGGCGAGCGGCGCGACCACCGTCTCGGCCACCGCCTTCCTCGCGGCCCGCGCCGGGATCCGGGTGTTCGCCACCGGCGGCCTCGGCGGCGTGCACCGCGGGTGGACCACCGACCAGGACGAGTCCGCCGACCTGGACATGCTCGCCAAGACCAGGATCACGGTCGTGTGCGCGGGGGTGAAGTCGATCCTGGACGTGCCCGCCACGCTGCAGCGGCTGGAGACGCGCGGGGTCACCGTCGCCGGGTACCGCACCGACTCCTTCCCCGGGTTCTACCTGCACAGCTCCGGGCTGCCCGTGGACTGGCGGCTGGAGACCCCGCAGGAGGCCGCGGCCGTCATGCGCGCGCAGGACCTCCTCGGCGGCCCCGAGAGCGCGCTGATCGTCGCCAACCCCGTCCCCGACGGCGACCAGCTCGACCCGGTGCTGCACGACCGCGTGCTGGCCGAGGCCCTCGCCGCCGCCGCGCGAGAGGGCGTCACCGGGCAGGCGATCACGCCGTTCCTGCTGGACTTCCTGGTCCGGGGCACCGGCGGCGCGTCGCTGGAGGCGAACCTGGCGGCCGTGCGCGGCAACGTCCGCCTGGCCGCCGCGATCGCCGCCGCCTGGGCCGGCCCCGGTTCCCCGGAGGGCTGA